A stretch of the Solanum dulcamara chromosome 6, daSolDulc1.2, whole genome shotgun sequence genome encodes the following:
- the LOC129892058 gene encoding uncharacterized protein LOC129892058, with the protein MASPKTPIFVPLLLSFTLLFFTLLAAAAAKTPTKKVLNCLPSELMHLASACFPMEESPLDSEDLCCELVKSVTSSSSESDRHYDLKECLCTAATINRIVIGRDRRVSKVVGSCTGETTARYNCFSDI; encoded by the coding sequence ATGGCTTCCCCAAAAACCCCAATTTTCGTACCTCTTTTACTCTCATTTACCCTTCTTTTCTTCACTCTACTAGCTGCTGCAGCTGCAAAAACTCCGACGAAAAAAGTTTTGAACTGTTTACCATCGGAACTCATGCATCTTGCTTCTGCATGTTTTCCGATGGAAGAATCTCCGTTAGATTCCGAAGATCTATGCTGTGAGCTTGTCAAATCTGTAACCTCCTCTTCATCGGAATCCGACCGACACTACGATTTGAAAGAGTGTCTTTGTACTGCAGCGACGATAAATCGAATAGTTATTGGGCGTGATAGAAGGGTTTCTAAAGTCGTCGGAAGTTGTACGGGAGAAACTACAGCTAGGTATAACTGCTTCTCTGATATCTAA